A window from Bacteroidales bacterium encodes these proteins:
- a CDS encoding Gfo/Idh/MocA family oxidoreductase — translation MKGHSEKNFAIIGVAGYVAVRHLRAIKETSNNLVAALDKFDSVGVIDDYFPEADFFVEYERFDRHLDKLKRKGVYIDYISICTPNYLHDSHIRFALRQGADAICEKPVVLNPWNLDALIEIEKETNRKVNNILQLRLHPSIMELKNKIDQGPKDKVYDIDLTYITSRGNWYFISWKGDEQKSGGIATNIGVHFFDMLTWIFGDVKQNLVHIYRQDKAAGYLDLEKARVRWFLSVDYNDLPENYKEEGKRTYRSISVDGEEVEFSGGFTDLHTLSYEEILKGNGFGLEDSRKSIETVYTIRNATPIGLKGEYHPLCNNLK, via the coding sequence GGTCACAGTGAGAAGAATTTCGCAATTATTGGAGTTGCGGGCTATGTAGCCGTCAGGCATCTGAGGGCTATTAAGGAAACCAGTAATAATCTGGTTGCAGCTTTGGATAAGTTTGACAGTGTAGGGGTAATAGATGATTATTTTCCTGAAGCAGATTTTTTTGTCGAGTATGAACGTTTTGATCGTCATCTGGATAAGCTGAAGCGAAAAGGCGTATATATCGATTACATCAGCATCTGTACTCCCAATTATTTACATGATTCCCATATACGATTTGCTTTACGGCAGGGAGCTGATGCCATATGTGAGAAACCCGTAGTTTTAAACCCCTGGAATCTGGATGCCCTTATTGAGATAGAAAAGGAAACCAACCGGAAAGTTAATAACATTTTGCAATTGCGGCTACATCCATCGATTATGGAGTTAAAAAATAAGATCGATCAGGGACCGAAAGATAAAGTCTATGATATAGATTTGACCTATATTACTTCCCGTGGAAACTGGTATTTTATTTCCTGGAAAGGAGATGAACAAAAATCAGGTGGAATTGCCACCAATATTGGTGTACATTTCTTCGATATGCTTACCTGGATTTTTGGAGATGTTAAACAAAATCTGGTACATATTTACCGGCAAGATAAGGCCGCCGGATATCTGGATCTGGAAAAAGCCAGGGTAAGGTGGTTTTTGAGTGTGGATTATAATGATTTACCTGAAAATTATAAAGAAGAAGGAAAGAGAACCTACCGTTCTATTTCTGTTGATGGTGAAGAAGTGGAATTCAGCGGTGGTTTTACCGATCTTCATACTTTGAGTTATGAAGAAATATTAAAAGGCAATGGCTTTGGTCTGGAAGATTCCAGAAAATCCATCGAAACCGTTTATACCATTCGGAATGCCACCCCTATTGGTTTAAAGGGCGAGTATCATCCATTATGTAACAATTTAAAATAA